One Saccharopolyspora erythraea NRRL 2338 genomic region harbors:
- a CDS encoding SDR family oxidoreductase translates to MSSPVMLITGASRGIGAATARAAAAAGYRLGLVARSADRLSALVDELGPADAIPLICDVGDWAQISAAVERTEDHFGRLDAAFANAGLSLETSFLGDSGADPGQWRDLVLTNVCGPALTARAALPALVRSRGHLLLTGSAAGRGIRPGNLYSATKWAVTGMAQNIRAECVGTGVRVTLVQPGLVETGMNTPEQLDRPKLRPSDVAQAVLYALSQPESVDVNEIMIRPTGQHPLC, encoded by the coding sequence ATGTCCTCACCGGTCATGTTGATCACTGGTGCCTCCCGCGGGATCGGCGCGGCGACCGCCCGCGCCGCGGCCGCGGCCGGTTACCGGCTCGGGCTGGTGGCCCGCTCCGCCGACCGGCTCTCCGCCCTCGTCGACGAGCTGGGCCCGGCCGACGCCATCCCGCTGATCTGCGACGTGGGCGACTGGGCGCAGATCAGCGCCGCCGTCGAGCGCACCGAAGACCACTTCGGACGACTCGACGCCGCCTTCGCCAACGCCGGCCTGAGCCTGGAGACGTCCTTCCTCGGCGACAGCGGCGCCGACCCCGGCCAGTGGCGGGACCTGGTGCTCACCAACGTCTGCGGCCCGGCGCTCACCGCCCGGGCGGCCCTGCCCGCCCTCGTCAGGTCCAGGGGGCACCTGCTGCTGACCGGTTCGGCGGCCGGGCGGGGCATCCGCCCCGGCAACCTCTACTCGGCGACGAAGTGGGCGGTCACCGGGATGGCGCAGAACATCCGCGCCGAGTGCGTCGGGACCGGTGTCCGGGTCACGCTGGTGCAGCCGGGACTGGTCGAAACCGGCATGAACACCCCGGAACAGCTCGACCGCCCCAAGCTGCGCCCGTCCGATGTCGCCCAGGCGGTGCTCTACGCGCTCTCGCAGCCGGAATCGGTGGACGTCAACGAGATCATGATCCGCCCCACCGGGCAGCACCCGCTGTGCTGA
- the pafA gene encoding Pup--protein ligase, which produces MQRRIFGIETEFGVTCTFHGQRRLSPDEVARYLFRRVVSWGRSSNVFLRNGARLYLDVGSHPEYATAECDDLVQLVTHDKAGERILEDLLIDAERRLSDEGIGGDIFLFKNNTDSAGNSYGCHENYLVGRSGEFSRIADVLLPFLVTRQLICGAGKVLQTPRGAVYCLSQRAEHIWEGVSSATTRSRPIINTRDEPHADAERYRRLHVIVGDSNMSEVTTLLKVGAANLVLEMVEQGVQFRDFSLDNPIRAIREISHDLTGRRTVRLAGGREASALDIQREYYGRAVDHVARRGSDPMSERILDLWGRALDAVEHQDYSLIDREVDWAIKLRLLERYRNKHGLELSSPRIAQLDLAYHDIRRGRGLFDMLQRKDLVDRATEDGEIEAAKDTPPQSTRAKLRGDFIAAAQAAGRDFTVDWVHLKLNDQAQRTVLCKDPFRAVDERVERLISSL; this is translated from the coding sequence ATGCAGCGGAGGATCTTCGGCATCGAGACCGAGTTCGGGGTCACCTGCACCTTCCACGGGCAGCGCAGGTTGTCCCCGGACGAGGTCGCCAGGTACCTGTTCCGGCGGGTCGTGTCATGGGGGCGTTCGTCGAACGTCTTCCTGCGAAACGGAGCCCGCCTCTACCTCGACGTGGGCTCGCACCCGGAGTACGCCACGGCCGAGTGCGACGACCTGGTCCAGCTCGTCACCCACGACAAGGCGGGCGAGCGGATCCTGGAGGACCTGCTCATCGATGCCGAGCGCCGGCTTTCCGACGAGGGCATCGGCGGGGACATCTTCCTGTTCAAGAACAACACCGACTCGGCGGGCAACTCCTACGGCTGCCACGAGAACTACCTCGTCGGCCGGTCGGGGGAGTTCTCCCGGATCGCCGACGTGCTGCTGCCGTTCCTGGTGACGCGCCAGCTCATCTGCGGCGCGGGCAAGGTGCTGCAGACCCCGCGCGGCGCGGTGTACTGCCTGTCGCAGCGCGCCGAGCACATCTGGGAGGGCGTGTCGAGCGCGACCACCCGCTCCCGGCCGATCATCAACACCCGCGACGAGCCGCACGCCGACGCCGAGCGCTACCGGCGGCTGCACGTCATCGTCGGCGACTCCAACATGTCCGAGGTCACCACGCTGCTCAAGGTGGGCGCGGCCAACCTGGTGCTGGAGATGGTCGAGCAGGGCGTGCAGTTCCGCGACTTCAGCCTCGACAACCCCATCCGCGCCATCCGGGAGATCAGCCACGACCTCACCGGCAGGCGCACGGTCCGGCTCGCGGGCGGCCGGGAGGCCTCGGCCCTGGACATCCAGCGCGAGTACTACGGGCGGGCCGTCGACCACGTGGCCCGGCGCGGCTCGGACCCGATGTCGGAGCGGATCCTCGACCTGTGGGGCCGCGCGCTGGACGCAGTGGAGCACCAGGACTACTCGCTGATCGACCGCGAGGTGGACTGGGCGATCAAGCTGCGGCTGCTGGAGCGCTACCGCAACAAGCACGGCCTGGAGCTCTCCAGCCCGCGCATAGCGCAACTGGACCTCGCCTACCATGACATCCGGCGCGGCCGGGGCCTGTTCGACATGCTCCAGCGCAAGGACCTGGTGGACCGGGCGACCGAGGACGGCGAGATCGAGGCGGCCAAGGACACCCCGCCGCAGAGCACCCGGGCCAAGCTGCGCGGTGACTTCATCGCGGCGGCGCAGGCCGCGGGCCGGGACTTCACGGTGGACTGGGTGCACCTCAAGCTCAACGACCAGGCGCAGCGCACGGTGCTGTGCAAGGACCCGTTCCGCGCGGTGGACGAGCGGGTGGAGCGGCTCATCAGCTCCCTGTAG
- a CDS encoding bifunctional phosphatase PAP2/diacylglycerol kinase family protein has protein sequence MLQWFRRVIDDVNAFDRVLAGKSAGLPRSVADPGLKALSTAANHSLLWLTVAAALSGGKGVTRRAAFRGVAAIAGASATTNLIGKPLFPRRRPAAELMPPHRRLDDPPTSSSFPSGHAASAAAFATAVAMESPKLGAAVAPVAAAVAYSRVHTGVHWPTDVVCGAAVGAGMAWATKRWWPVRPAEPAASNHPAEAPALIDGRGMLVLVNAVSGNGQLDPEQWVRTHWPAAAVVRAEPANGLIDGLREELERRQDRVRALGVAGGDGTVAAVAALATERGLPLAVLSTGTLNHFARDIGVEHLPAVSDSVAAGSAATVDLGGFTVDDRPTDWFINTASLGGYPDMVRFREKWEPRWGKWPAAAMALVRVLHESEPLEVDINGERHRVWVLFVGNGAYAPRGFAPTWRPRLDNGTLDVRFVRADRRFSRLRFVLAAITGALDHSHTYVERECSHLEVAVHGSPVSVATDGEVHAPGRRFTFTAHENVLSVYRPTTAD, from the coding sequence GTGCTGCAATGGTTTCGCAGAGTCATCGACGACGTCAACGCGTTCGACCGCGTTCTGGCCGGCAAGAGCGCCGGGCTCCCCCGCAGTGTCGCCGACCCCGGGCTGAAGGCGCTCAGCACGGCTGCCAACCACAGCCTGCTGTGGCTGACCGTGGCCGCCGCCCTGTCCGGTGGGAAGGGCGTGACCCGCCGCGCGGCCTTCCGCGGTGTCGCGGCGATCGCCGGCGCGAGCGCGACGACGAACCTGATCGGCAAACCGCTGTTCCCGCGCAGGCGCCCGGCGGCCGAGCTGATGCCGCCGCACCGCAGGCTCGACGATCCGCCCACCTCCTCGTCCTTCCCGTCCGGGCACGCCGCCTCGGCGGCGGCGTTCGCCACCGCGGTGGCCATGGAGTCGCCGAAGCTGGGCGCCGCGGTCGCCCCGGTCGCGGCGGCGGTCGCCTACTCCCGGGTGCACACCGGCGTGCACTGGCCGACCGACGTCGTGTGCGGGGCGGCGGTCGGCGCGGGCATGGCCTGGGCGACCAAGCGGTGGTGGCCGGTGCGCCCGGCCGAGCCCGCGGCCAGCAACCATCCCGCCGAGGCGCCCGCGCTCATCGACGGCCGGGGGATGCTGGTGCTGGTCAACGCCGTCTCCGGCAACGGCCAGCTCGACCCGGAGCAGTGGGTGCGCACGCACTGGCCCGCGGCCGCGGTGGTGCGTGCCGAGCCTGCCAACGGCCTGATCGACGGCCTGCGCGAGGAGCTGGAGCGGCGGCAGGACCGCGTGCGCGCGCTCGGGGTCGCCGGCGGCGACGGCACGGTGGCCGCCGTGGCGGCCCTGGCCACCGAGCGCGGGCTGCCGCTGGCGGTGCTGTCCACCGGCACGCTCAACCACTTCGCCCGCGACATCGGCGTGGAGCACCTGCCGGCGGTGTCGGACTCGGTCGCGGCCGGATCGGCGGCCACCGTGGACCTCGGCGGGTTCACGGTGGACGACCGGCCCACCGACTGGTTCATCAACACCGCCAGCCTCGGCGGCTACCCGGACATGGTGCGGTTCCGCGAGAAGTGGGAGCCCCGCTGGGGCAAGTGGCCCGCCGCGGCGATGGCGCTGGTGCGGGTGCTGCACGAGTCCGAGCCGCTGGAGGTCGACATCAACGGGGAGCGCCACCGGGTGTGGGTGCTGTTCGTCGGCAACGGCGCGTACGCGCCGCGCGGTTTCGCCCCGACCTGGCGGCCCCGGCTCGACAACGGCACGCTCGACGTGCGCTTCGTGCGCGCCGACCGCCGGTTCTCCCGCCTGCGCTTCGTGCTGGCGGCGATCACCGGCGCGCTCGACCACAGCCACACCTACGTCGAACGCGAGTGCTCCCACCTGGAGGTGGCGGTGCACGGCTCGCCCGTGTCGGTGGCCACCGACGGCGAGGTCCACGCCCCGGGGCGGCGGTTCACCTTCACCGCGCACGAGAACGTGCTCAGCGTCTACCGGCCGACCACAGCGGACTGA
- a CDS encoding class F sortase, whose product MNKITSSKGGRLLIAAAVTFTTLVLLLGGWAMSSGGPGPGYQTGYSGRASAPVASPMPDSKPVRIDVHRIGARSSLVELGLRADRTLDVPPVSQPMQAGWYRNGPTPGEPGPAVIAGHVDGKGKAGIFHRLHELVPGDVVDVRRQDGTTARFGVQRVERVPKSSFPTQSVYGSTPDAQLRLITCGGSFDSRAHSYRDNVIVYANLLQGG is encoded by the coding sequence ATGAACAAGATCACGAGCTCGAAGGGTGGCCGCCTGCTGATCGCGGCGGCGGTCACCTTCACGACCCTGGTGCTGCTGCTCGGCGGGTGGGCGATGTCCTCGGGCGGTCCCGGTCCGGGCTACCAGACCGGCTACAGCGGCCGGGCATCGGCGCCGGTGGCTTCGCCGATGCCGGACTCCAAGCCGGTCCGGATCGACGTCCACCGCATCGGAGCCAGGTCGTCGCTGGTCGAGCTGGGGCTGCGGGCGGACCGCACGCTGGACGTGCCGCCGGTGTCCCAGCCGATGCAGGCGGGCTGGTACCGCAACGGGCCCACGCCGGGCGAGCCGGGCCCCGCGGTCATCGCGGGCCACGTCGACGGCAAGGGCAAGGCGGGCATCTTCCACCGCCTGCACGAGCTGGTGCCGGGTGACGTCGTCGACGTCCGGCGCCAGGACGGCACGACGGCCCGGTTCGGGGTGCAGCGCGTCGAGAGGGTTCCGAAGTCGAGCTTCCCGACGCAGTCGGTCTACGGCAGCACACCGGACGCGCAGCTGCGGCTGATCACCTGCGGGGGGTCGTTCGACAGCAGGGCGCACAGCTACCGCGACAACGTCATCGTCTACGCGAACCTGCTCCAGGGCGGGTGA